The Candidatus Polarisedimenticolia bacterium genomic sequence CGGCACCGGGGGGAACATCGGGGCGCTGGGCAAGGACTTTTCATGCAGCGGCGTCGACAGCTCTCCCCAGGCCATCGAGCTGGCGAAGGCCACCTACCCCGACGTCCGCTTCTGGTGCGGCGCCTTTCCGGACGGCGAGAGCCACGCCGGGGAAGACGCCAATCTCTTCCTGATCATGGACGTGCTGGAGCACGTCCCGGACGATTTTCTGCTCTTCTCCCAGATTTTCTCGGTCATCCGCCCCGGCGCCCATGTCCTGATCACCGTGCCCGCCGACATGGCGCTGTGGAGCAAGCATGACGAGAGCTTCGGCCACTATCGCCGCTACGACATCGATCGCCTGGCGCTGCTGTGGAAAGATCTTCCCGTGACGCCCCTCCTGATCTCCTACTTCAACTCGCGTCTCTATCCCATCATCCGGCTCGAACGGACGATCTCGCGGTGGCGCGGCCGTCCCTTCGGCCGGGCGGGTACCGACTTCCGCATCCCCAGTCGGCCGCTCAACAACTTCCTGGAGGAGGTATTCGCCCGCGAGACGCGGGTCCTTTCCCGCGTGCTCGAGGGATTGAGCCCCCGGGGATACTCGCGGGGTGCCAGCCTGATCGCGGTGCTGCGGCGGGAGACCGGAAAAATCTCTCCCCGAGTGCGGCCGCCGGGGCTGCCCCCCGAGCCGGGCCTGCGGAGCTCGAATTGAGTCCCTCGGAGATCGGGGTGCCTCCTGCCGGAGAAGACGGGCTGCCGCTCACGATCTCCGTCGTCGCGCCGGTCCACAACGAGGAGCACCTCGTCGGGGAGCTGGTGCGCCGCGTCGTGGAGAGCTGCCGGAGCCTGGGAGTCCCTTTCGAGCTCATCGTCGTCGATGACGGGAGCAATGACACGACGAAGCCGCAGCTCGTCTCCCTGAGCCGCAGCGTTCCGGAGCTGAGAGTCGTGAGCCTGTTCCGGAACTTCGGGCACATGCCCGCGCTGAGCGCCGGCTTGAGCATGACCCGCGGCGCGGGGGTCGTCGTGATGGATGGAGATCTGCAGGATCCTCCCGAGCTGATACCCGATTTTTACCGCGAATGGCAGGCGGGCGCGGACGTCGTCTACGGGCTGCGGACCAGCCGCAACGAGGCCGGCGTGATCCGGCGGGGGACTTCCATCTTCTACCTTCTGCTGGATCGCCTGGCGGAGATTCCGATTCCCAAGCAGGTCGGGACCTTCTGCCTGATGGATCGCAGGGTCGTGGACATCCTGAACACCATGCCGGAGCGCAGCCGCTATTTCGCCGGGATCAGGGCCTGGGTGGGAGGCCACCAGTCCTTCGTGCCTTATGACCGGCCGGCGCGACCGGCCGGCAGCAGCCAGGTCGGCCTCCGAGGACTGATCCGGCTCGGCAGGATGGCGCTGATTTCCTTCTCGAAGGTGCCGCTGCGCTACGCCAGCGTCTTCTCGCTCCTTTGCGGCATGGTCCTCTTCCTGGTGGGCTCGGTGGCCATCGTCCTGCGGCTGTTCACGAACCTGGCGATTCCCGGCTGGGCCACTTACACGACCCTGATCGGGATGATGGGCTTCGTCCAATCCTTCGTCATGGCCATCCTCTCCGAGTATGTCTCCGTCATCTTCGATGAAGTGAAGGCCCGGCCTCTGTTCCTGACCCGCGAGGAAATCGTTCACGGGGAAGCGGTCCGCCGGCCGGGTCGGACCTCAACGCTCTAGGGAGCGAGAAGCGCCGTCGCCGTTTCCGGGTCGCTCTCGAGGCGGATGGCGTCCGCCGCCGGTGAGCGGCGCTTGAAGATCCGCATGCGGCCGTATCGGAAATACGGGCCGGCGGGGAACTCCTTCACCAGATCGTACCGCTGCTGCAGAGCCGCCTCGATCTCCTCCAGGAAGCCCGGGACCGAACCGATCGACTGATCCGTCAGCTGCTGCGTCAGGGCGATGCCGTCGGCGCGTCCCGACAGCACGAGCTGCACGTAGGACTTGCGGTTCAGGACGTGAAACTCGCGGGCGAGGTCATCGGGAAGATCGGGCATCACCGAATGTCGACCCCCCTCGTTTCCCGGGACGACCCTGCGGTTCGCGTCGATCGCCAGCGGCAGGTAGTCGGTGAACAACCAACCGTCGGGTGGAACGACCTCGGCCGTCACGCGGGCCATCTCCCGCTGCGGGCCGTTTCGCCAGGTTCCCACCTCCAATCCGATCTTGCTGAGATCCAATCCCGCCAGCAGGTGCAGGGCGCACAGGAGGACGGGCAGACCAAGCGTCCGGATTGCGCCGATCCCCCGGTCGGAAGCGTCCAGCGAGCGGGTGTAGCGCAGCGCGATGACCAGCGTCAGCGTGGGAAGCAGCAGAAACAGGTAGTTCGGATAGCACGGAAAAGGAACCAGGAAGTGGAAGAGCGCGCCGACCACCAGGGAGGCGGTGATGGGGAGGCTCGCCTCCCCGAGCACCCCCGGCGATCGGACCGCTTTGGGAGGGCGGAGGGGCCAGCCGAGGAAGGCGAGGACCAGCGCCGGGACGTGCCACAGGAGAATGGTCCGCAGCGCCTCGACCTTTTGGCCCCAGCCGAACTCGAGGAACTGATCCAGCGGGTCGGCCTTGTGCATGAAGGCGAAGAGACGGCCCCGCTGCGTCGGCGTCGTGATGACGTCGAAGATGAAGGCTTTGGGATCCGCGAGGAAGAGCGGGCCCACCGAGGCCAGAAGCGTTGCGAGAAAGGCCAGAACGCCCCAGGCCACCGCCCGGCGATCCTGGCGGCGCTTCCACAGAAGCCCTCCCAGCCAGATCACGGCGACCAGGCCGATGCTGGCTTTCGCGGCGCCCGCCAGGACGAGCAGGATCCCCTGCAGCGCCATTTTGCGGGCCATCGGCCAGGACGACAGCTCCACGGCGATCGCCAGGGCCAGCAGCAGCGTGATCAGAGGATAGGTGACATCGATGGCGAAGTATTCTGCCTGGGCGGCGTTCGAGAACAGGAGCAGCGCCGCCAGCGCCGCGCCCAGGCGGCCCCCGGCGCGGGCGGCGCAACCGACCAGCACCAGCAGTCCGGCGAGGCCGGTGAGGGTCGAAAGCAGCCGCACCGAGAGCATGGTGATTCCGCACCCCTTCAGCAGGAAGGCGTAATAGTAGGGGAGCCCCGGGCTCTCGAGATAGTAGAAGTCCCGGTACGGGAGAATTCCTTGAGCGACCAGCCGGAAGGCGAGATTGTAAAAGCCTTCGTCCTTCTCCACCTGAGCCAGGAAGGCATTGTAGAACGCCAGGAAGGTATAGATTGCCAGCGCGGCCAGCGCGGCCCGGGCGAGCCAGCGGGGGCAGGTCCTGTCGGCGGCACCTATCATTCTGCGGTTGGACTCCAGGGGCTGTGGTCGTGGGTGGGGCTGCACGTGAAACGCCGAAAGTCTAGCACGCCGGAAAGAATCGACGCTCGGCTCGGCGAGGGCGAAGTACAATGACGAAATGAATCATGCCCGGTGGATACGGGCGGCGATCGCCTGCCTCGCCGCGCTCTGGCTCTCCTGCTCGGAGCCGGGCAGAGCCCCGAGCGACAGCCTGATGAATGCGCCGCCGACATCCTGAAATCGGTGCGATCCTCCGGCGCCGCCGCCGTTCTGGTCAATCGATGGGCGACCTGGTGCGATCCCTGCCGCGAGGAGTTCCCCCACCTGCTGCGCCTGGCGCGGAAGTACCGGCCGCGGGGCTTGAAGATCCTGCTGGTTTCCGCCGACAGCCAGGACGAGGCCGAGGCGGTGCGTCGCTTCCTGAAGGAGCAGGGGGTCGATTTCCCCACCTACCTGAAGGCCGAGGAGGATCCACCGTTCCCATCGACGGATTGGAGCAGCACTGGACGGGGGCGCTGCCGGCGACCTTGCTGTTCGACGCCAGCGGCCGCCGGCGCGGCTTCTGGGAGGGGCCGGTGGCGACGCCCGAGCTGGAGAAAGAGATCATCGGAGTGCTGGGCCAGCCCGCCCATTCCTGAGGGAGGAGCGACATGAAGCGGATCCTGCTTTGCGCGACGGCGGCGGCAGTCTCCCTGAGCGCCGCCTTCGCCCTCGGCATCGGCGACAAGGCGCCTTCCACCCGCGTCAAGATGAAGAACGTCGACGGCCGGGAGCTTTCCATCAAGGATGTGGCGGGGGAGAAGGGGACGCTCGTCGTCTTCTCCTGCAACCATTGCCCCTACGTGACGGCGTGGCAGGAGCGCATCGCCGCCATCGGCAACGCGGCGATGGAGCGCTCCATCGGCGTGATCGTCATCAACTCGAACGATCCCAAGGCCCATGCCGAGGACGGCTACGAGCAGATGCGGCAGCGCGCCGGGGAGCTGCGCTTCAATTTCCCCTACGTCGTGGACAAGACCTCGGATGTGGCGCGCAACTTCGGGGCGACGAGGACCCCGGAGAGCTTCCTCTTCTCCAAGGAGGGGACGCTCGTCTACCACGGGGCCATCGACGACTCGCATAAGCCGGCCAACGTGCAGCAGCACTACCTGAAGGACGCCATCGAGGCGCTGGTTTCCGGCAAGAACGTCAGAGTGAAGGAGACCAAGTCGGTAGGGTGCAGCATCAAATTCCGCGAATCGAAGTAGCGAGGCGGTCCTGCGGCGAGGAACAGGCCCGGCCGCCCACGGCGGCCGGGCCCATGAAACGACCTAGCGACACTTGCAGAGGCGCGGCGGGCAGTTGCTGTGGACGCACTTGCCGAGGCCCGCGCCGCAGCGTGCGTCGCAATCGGAGTCGCTCCAGCATTCGGGTAGCAGGCGGCAGATGGCCACCGGCTCGGGATTAACGGCTCCCTGGTCGAAGAAGCCCGGCGGGAGCTGGCCGGGATCCAGGCCGCAATCGCTTCCTGCCGGGAACTGCGCCGGGTCGATCCCCGGATCGAGGTTTACCGCCGGGGTCGGGCCCGTGGCGCTCATGACCGCCAGTCCCGCCAGGACCACCATGACGGCCGCCAGCTTCCCAATCCAGACGCTGCGCATTCTAATCCTCCTATGAAAGGGAAGAGATTTGCTCTCCCAATGCGCGGATTCCCCGGGTGTGTCAAGGCTTCCGGAAGGCGGTCGGGCCCGGTGAATCTAGCGGCACTTGCAGATGCGAGTCGGGCAGTTGCTGTGAACGCACTTTCCCCCGCCGCCGCCGCAGAGGACGTCACAATCGGAATCGGAGAAGCATTCCGGCAGCCTGCGGCAGGCCATCGGCTCCGGCGCCGCGCCGTCCTGGTCGAAAAAGCCGGGGGGGATCTGGCCGGTATCCAGACCGCAGTCGCTCGCTGCCGGGAACTGTGCCGGGTCGATGCGGGAGTCGGGAACCGCCGTAGGGACGGGGATGGCCGAACTCATGACCGCAAGCCCCACGAGCACCACCGCGACCGCCGCCAGCTTCGGCATCCAGGTTCTGTTCATCGCGAACCTCCTGTGCAAGAAAAGAGTTTGTCTTCCAATACGCGGATTTCCCGGACCTGTCAAGGCACCATCGGGCCGCACCATTTTTCTTGAAAAAAGAACGAACGGAACCGCGATGAAGCGTGTTCTAAGAAGCATGAAGAACTCCTGGACCGGCGGCGAGGCGGCCATCGTCGTCGAATCAGTTGAAGAGAACCTGGCCCTGTCGGTGCGCCGGGGCACCCCCGGGGCCTTCGAGCGGCTCATGGATCGCTACGAGGGGTCTTTGTTCACCTACGCTCTCGGGTTTCTGCAGAACCGTCAGGACGCGCAGGAGGTGGTGCAGGACGCCCTGGTGCGGGCGCACCGGGCGTTGACCCGGCAGTACGACGAGAGGCGCTGCGCCTCGCTGGCGCTGCGCCCCTGGCTGTTCCGGGCGGTGCGCAACCTCTGCCTCAACAAACGCCGCCCCAAAGGACGCGCCCTGGAGCGGCCGCTGGAGGAGTACGACGACGGGCGGATCGGGCCGTTCGTCCGGTCACGGCGCAGCGATTTCGAGCAGCACGAGGAAGCCGACGTGCTGCGAGCCACGCTGGCCTCGCTGCCGGTGGAGGCACGGGAGCTGATCGTTCTGCGGTTCATGGAGGAGATGTCGTACGCCGAGATCGCCCGAACGGTCGGGACGACGCAGGCGGCCTTGCGAGCCAAGGTGTTTCGCGCCCTGAAGATGCTGCGCGAGTCGCTGGAGAAGAAGGGAGTCACCCATGCGGTGTAGAACGGTATTGACGAGAATCGACGCGCTGCGGACGGGGGAGCTGCATCCCGCACAGCGGGGAGCGGTGCGCAAGCACCTGCGCACCTGCGCCAGCTGCGACGAGTCGGTCGCGGACCTGGCGCAGCTGGCGCGGGCGGTGAAATCGCTGGCGGCGGTCCCTTCCGGCGCTCTGCGCGAGGCGCTGGAGCCCGCCGGATCCTATGCGCGCCTGTCCACCTCCTTCGGGCCCCTCTGGGTGGCCTTCTCGCGCCGCGGCCTGCGCATGATCCACCTGGGGGGCGGGGAGGAAGCCTTCCTGTCGCGGCTGGCGGCGCGCTATGCCCGGCGTCCGCGCCGCGCCGATCTCCCGGCCCCGTTGCGCCGGCGCATCCTGGCGACCCTGGAAGGGAAGGCCAGCGGCCGGGTGCCGATCGATCTCGGCGGCGCCTCGCCGCTCGAGACGCAGGTGCTCGAGGCGATGGCGCGAATCCCGCGCGGCGAGGTGCGCAGCTACTCCTGGCTCGCGGCGTGTGTCGGCCGCCCGCGCGCGGTGCGTGCGGTGGCCCGCGTCGTCGCCGGCAACCGGATTCCCTTCGTGCTGCCCTGCCATCGCGTGGTTCCGGCAGGAGGAGGGACCGGGGAATATGCTTTCGGCAGTGAGAAAAAGCGACGTCTGCTGCGCCGGGAGGGGGTCGACGTCGATCAGCTCGATGATCTCGCCCGGCGAGGCGTGCGCCTGATCGGATCGCGCACGACCGGTATTGCCTGCGTTCCCACCTGCCGCGACGCGCGCCGCATCCGCGCAGACAACCAGGTGCCGCTGCGCGGCCCCGCCGATGCGCATCAGGAAGGATTCCGGCCATGCCGCCACTGCCGGCCCTTCGCGGCCTAGA encodes the following:
- a CDS encoding glycosyltransferase family 2 protein — its product is MSPSEIGVPPAGEDGLPLTISVVAPVHNEEHLVGELVRRVVESCRSLGVPFELIVVDDGSNDTTKPQLVSLSRSVPELRVVSLFRNFGHMPALSAGLSMTRGAGVVVMDGDLQDPPELIPDFYREWQAGADVVYGLRTSRNEAGVIRRGTSIFYLLLDRLAEIPIPKQVGTFCLMDRRVVDILNTMPERSRYFAGIRAWVGGHQSFVPYDRPARPAGSSQVGLRGLIRLGRMALISFSKVPLRYASVFSLLCGMVLFLVGSVAIVLRLFTNLAIPGWATYTTLIGMMGFVQSFVMAILSEYVSVIFDEVKARPLFLTREEIVHGEAVRRPGRTSTL
- a CDS encoding class I SAM-dependent methyltransferase — translated: MQSPQFELHADIERQHWWFRGRRRIMRSLIERILPAEKGSTILDIGCGTGGNIGALGKDFSCSGVDSSPQAIELAKATYPDVRFWCGAFPDGESHAGEDANLFLIMDVLEHVPDDFLLFSQIFSVIRPGAHVLITVPADMALWSKHDESFGHYRRYDIDRLALLWKDLPVTPLLISYFNSRLYPIIRLERTISRWRGRPFGRAGTDFRIPSRPLNNFLEEVFARETRVLSRVLEGLSPRGYSRGASLIAVLRRETGKISPRVRPPGLPPEPGLRSSN
- a CDS encoding methylated-DNA--[protein]-cysteine S-methyltransferase yields the protein MRCRTVLTRIDALRTGELHPAQRGAVRKHLRTCASCDESVADLAQLARAVKSLAAVPSGALREALEPAGSYARLSTSFGPLWVAFSRRGLRMIHLGGGEEAFLSRLAARYARRPRRADLPAPLRRRILATLEGKASGRVPIDLGGASPLETQVLEAMARIPRGEVRSYSWLAACVGRPRAVRAVARVVAGNRIPFVLPCHRVVPAGGGTGEYAFGSEKKRRLLRREGVDVDQLDDLARRGVRLIGSRTTGIACVPTCRDARRIRADNQVPLRGPADAHQEGFRPCRHCRPFAA
- a CDS encoding thioredoxin family protein encodes the protein MKRILLCATAAAVSLSAAFALGIGDKAPSTRVKMKNVDGRELSIKDVAGEKGTLVVFSCNHCPYVTAWQERIAAIGNAAMERSIGVIVINSNDPKAHAEDGYEQMRQRAGELRFNFPYVVDKTSDVARNFGATRTPESFLFSKEGTLVYHGAIDDSHKPANVQQHYLKDAIEALVSGKNVRVKETKSVGCSIKFRESK
- a CDS encoding RNA polymerase sigma factor, which encodes MKNSWTGGEAAIVVESVEENLALSVRRGTPGAFERLMDRYEGSLFTYALGFLQNRQDAQEVVQDALVRAHRALTRQYDERRCASLALRPWLFRAVRNLCLNKRRPKGRALERPLEEYDDGRIGPFVRSRRSDFEQHEEADVLRATLASLPVEARELIVLRFMEEMSYAEIARTVGTTQAALRAKVFRALKMLRESLEKKGVTHAV